In Armatimonadota bacterium, a single genomic region encodes these proteins:
- a CDS encoding AI-2E family transporter, with the protein MKVQTLPRVILAAGILGLLWLAVAMAVPFLAPMLWAAVLAILMLPMHRIWAKRWSPSVASGLSTIVASLLICLPLLLIVSLAVRQISPALNAMEGTTGWETADRIDKALNPILEKVGMHDFHLRTWWEENGAEITQNLRAPATKFAKSIGNSLFMAVVLILSMFFFLKDGKSLREPFLRYCGLEREWGEKILSTVEHTTHAVFRGSVLVAMIQGFLMGITFAFLGVPNSILLGVVAVLMCLIPILGAPVLYVPVGLLFLAQGDVKSALTVLGVGVLVISQIDNVLKSFLIGNQHPLVIFISVLGGVAVMGSVGLILGPVSMAVLAELYKYIDQKLNPTPENVVELEQPEPQPSDS; encoded by the coding sequence ATGAAGGTGCAAACTTTACCAAGAGTCATCCTCGCTGCCGGCATCCTAGGACTCCTCTGGCTCGCCGTAGCCATGGCGGTACCGTTCCTCGCCCCGATGCTCTGGGCGGCAGTCCTCGCCATTTTAATGCTTCCGATGCATCGAATTTGGGCGAAGCGTTGGTCACCGTCAGTGGCATCTGGACTCTCGACAATTGTCGCATCGCTCCTCATTTGCCTACCTCTTCTTCTGATTGTCTCCCTGGCAGTTCGGCAGATTTCACCGGCACTGAATGCAATGGAGGGTACGACCGGCTGGGAGACGGCGGATCGAATTGACAAGGCTCTTAATCCGATCCTTGAAAAAGTGGGTATGCACGACTTCCACCTCCGCACCTGGTGGGAGGAAAATGGGGCGGAAATCACTCAGAATCTGCGCGCACCTGCCACCAAGTTTGCCAAGAGCATTGGCAACAGCCTGTTCATGGCTGTTGTTCTGATCCTGTCCATGTTCTTTTTTCTCAAGGACGGAAAGAGCCTTCGGGAACCGTTCTTGCGCTACTGTGGCCTTGAGCGTGAGTGGGGCGAGAAGATTCTTAGCACTGTTGAGCACACCACTCACGCGGTCTTCCGCGGTTCGGTGCTCGTTGCCATGATTCAGGGTTTTCTCATGGGTATCACTTTCGCTTTCCTGGGTGTCCCGAATTCGATCCTTCTTGGCGTGGTTGCGGTCTTGATGTGCCTGATCCCTATTCTTGGAGCGCCAGTTCTCTACGTTCCAGTTGGACTCCTGTTTCTGGCTCAGGGGGACGTGAAGAGCGCCCTCACCGTCTTAGGCGTCGGCGTACTTGTTATTAGCCAGATCGACAATGTTTTGAAGTCGTTCTTGATTGGCAATCAACATCCGCTCGTGATCTTCATCTCCGTGCTGGGCGGCGTTGCGGTTATGGGAAGCGTCGGTCTTATCCTGGGGCCCGTCAGCATGGCGGTTCTGGCCGAGTTGTACAAATACATCGACCAGAAACTGAATCCAACGCCAGAAAATGTAGTGGAACTGGAACAGCCCGAGCCCCAACCAAGCGACAGCTGA
- a CDS encoding Lrp/AsnC family transcriptional regulator, with product MKTVLDETDIQLLKILQSDGRITNADLAKAVGLSAPSVLQRVRGLEAAGVIKQYVTLLDAEKLNRKLIAVVHVSLALHEQQPIERFRKAVMDIPEVTEVYNVTGDYDFILKVLARDMRHYESIVRDKITKIRGIHRLNTSFVLGTTKFTTEVPF from the coding sequence ATGAAGACCGTTTTGGACGAGACCGACATTCAGCTCCTGAAGATTCTTCAGTCAGACGGGCGAATTACGAACGCCGATTTGGCGAAGGCCGTTGGCTTGTCGGCTCCTTCGGTGCTTCAGCGGGTGCGTGGCCTAGAGGCCGCAGGCGTGATCAAGCAGTATGTCACGCTTTTGGACGCTGAGAAGCTGAATCGGAAGCTGATAGCGGTTGTTCACGTATCGCTGGCTTTGCATGAACAACAGCCGATTGAGCGGTTCCGCAAAGCGGTGATGGATATTCCGGAGGTCACCGAGGTTTACAACGTTACTGGCGACTATGATTTCATCTTGAAGGTACTCGCACGAGACATGCGGCACTATGAGTCGATTGTGAGGGACAAGATCACTAAGATTCGGGGGATTCATCGTCTCAATACGAGCTTCGTACTGGGCACCACTAAGTTTACAACCGAAGTGCCGTTCTGA
- a CDS encoding SPFH domain-containing protein: MKKLLPLILLVGATQWGCMKQIPPASVGVRFNARTGISEHLVKPQVVWLGFAEKLIVYPTSIRNATYTKNSSEGERQGDDSIKASTSEGSILPVDITVSYHVESSNVLKAFQNFGTEDLEQVQRDFIRWTTIYGLNVVAGKKSIFDLTSKDRAALSTQVKDVIKPILEGWGLTVDDIYVGEVYPNEQVRAKVDERIANVNALELAKVSLERARIDADTTLTNAKKQAELNRLLALQGDKVIELKRLEVLKKAIEKWNGKTPIIGSGTIPFTNLSL; encoded by the coding sequence ATGAAGAAACTCTTACCTCTAATTCTCTTGGTTGGTGCGACTCAATGGGGCTGTATGAAGCAGATTCCGCCGGCGTCGGTGGGTGTTCGATTCAATGCCCGCACCGGAATCAGTGAGCACTTGGTAAAGCCGCAAGTCGTCTGGCTCGGTTTTGCCGAAAAACTGATCGTCTATCCCACTTCAATTCGCAACGCGACGTACACGAAGAATTCTTCCGAGGGCGAAAGGCAGGGCGACGATAGCATCAAAGCCAGCACTAGCGAGGGAAGTATCTTGCCGGTGGATATTACGGTGTCCTACCACGTCGAGTCTTCCAATGTTTTGAAGGCATTCCAGAATTTTGGAACGGAGGATCTTGAGCAAGTTCAGCGAGACTTCATTCGTTGGACAACGATCTATGGCCTAAACGTGGTGGCAGGAAAGAAGTCGATTTTTGACCTGACATCGAAGGACCGAGCCGCGCTTTCAACCCAGGTGAAAGACGTCATCAAACCAATTCTGGAGGGCTGGGGACTCACCGTTGACGACATCTACGTCGGTGAAGTCTATCCAAACGAGCAAGTTCGGGCAAAAGTTGACGAGCGGATCGCGAATGTTAATGCTTTGGAACTCGCTAAAGTCTCGCTCGAGCGAGCAAGAATCGATGCAGATACAACTTTGACCAATGCGAAGAAGCAGGCCGAACTGAACCGCTTACTTGCACTGCAGGGTGATAAGGTGATCGAACTCAAACGGCTCGAAGTGCTCAAGAAGGCAATCGAGAAGTGGAACGGAAAGACCCCGATCATTGGGTCCGGGACGATTCCGTTTACCAACTTGAGCTTGTAG
- a CDS encoding DUF1552 domain-containing protein: MTENQIDRRRFLKGLGTLMALPALEGLAPLARAANAPENPVRMAFMFVPNGIDMRNWTPANPGALEITPLLEPLRALKNDFSILTGLAQNNANALGDGPGDHARSTAAWLTGVHPKKTAGSDIKLGISADQVAALEIGKKTRFSSLELGCERGGNAGDCDSGYSCAYSSNISWRSENTPVAKEVNPRLVFERLFGNGQKSEQEESVARRDLFNKSILDFVMEDASSLKGRLGKRDQMKMEEYFQAVREIEKRVVAFENTAKLEAAAGIGKPKGIPSDFGEHIRLMGDMMILAFQADLTRVATFMFANDGSNRSYAQIGVSDGHHDISHHGRLADKLEKKKKIDTYHVEQLAYILGRMKAIKEGNGSMLDNTLIVYGAGISDGDAHNHNNLPILLAGRGGGLKTGQHYQFANYTPMNNLFITMLDRVGVRVEKLGDSTGKLQGLF; encoded by the coding sequence ATGACAGAGAATCAGATCGATCGTCGTAGGTTTTTGAAGGGACTAGGAACGCTGATGGCGCTTCCAGCGCTGGAAGGCCTGGCTCCTTTGGCCCGGGCGGCAAATGCTCCGGAGAATCCGGTGAGGATGGCGTTTATGTTCGTTCCGAACGGAATTGATATGCGAAACTGGACTCCGGCGAACCCTGGTGCTCTGGAAATTACGCCTCTGCTTGAGCCTCTGCGGGCTTTGAAGAATGATTTTTCAATCCTGACTGGCCTCGCTCAGAACAATGCGAATGCTCTGGGCGATGGCCCGGGCGACCACGCTCGTTCGACAGCGGCCTGGCTCACGGGTGTCCACCCGAAGAAGACGGCAGGGTCGGACATCAAACTCGGGATTTCGGCGGACCAGGTTGCCGCCCTGGAAATTGGAAAGAAGACGCGGTTCTCCTCCCTGGAGCTAGGCTGTGAGCGCGGCGGAAATGCGGGGGATTGTGACAGCGGGTATTCCTGCGCTTACTCCTCGAATATCTCCTGGCGGTCTGAGAACACTCCGGTGGCGAAGGAAGTGAACCCCCGACTCGTGTTTGAGCGACTGTTTGGTAACGGCCAGAAGTCCGAGCAGGAAGAGAGCGTTGCGCGGCGGGATCTGTTCAATAAGTCAATTCTGGACTTCGTGATGGAAGACGCTTCGTCTTTGAAGGGTCGTCTCGGAAAGCGCGACCAGATGAAGATGGAGGAGTACTTCCAGGCGGTTCGCGAGATTGAGAAGCGAGTTGTCGCTTTTGAAAACACTGCGAAGCTTGAGGCGGCGGCGGGAATTGGAAAGCCCAAGGGTATTCCGTCGGATTTTGGCGAGCACATTCGGCTGATGGGCGATATGATGATCCTGGCCTTCCAGGCGGATCTCACCCGTGTGGCGACGTTCATGTTTGCCAATGACGGATCGAATCGGTCTTATGCGCAGATTGGGGTTTCGGATGGTCACCACGACATCTCTCACCACGGTCGGCTTGCCGACAAGTTGGAGAAGAAGAAGAAAATTGATACCTATCACGTAGAGCAGCTTGCCTACATTCTTGGACGCATGAAGGCGATCAAGGAAGGTAACGGCTCCATGCTGGACAACACTCTGATCGTGTACGGAGCGGGAATTAGCGACGGCGACGCGCACAACCACAACAACCTTCCGATCCTGCTGGCTGGACGCGGCGGGGGACTCAAGACGGGTCAGCACTACCAGTTTGCCAACTACACTCCGATGAACAACTTGTTCATCACCATGCTCGATAGAGTTGGAGTGAGGGTTGAAAAGTTAGGCGATAGCACTGGAAAGCTTCAGGGTCTTTTTTGA
- a CDS encoding SPFH domain-containing protein — protein sequence MRLKRPSFKGVLRGVILAIVLPLFALIIYLWRTDWVPAGYVGVIYDANSGLQKDYYKPGAVWIGWRQQMYVYPTRLQAAIYTEDPTAGESKTADGIMITTNDNANTMFDVAVMYRVDAENVVNVFNSFGAVPIEEIQRTFIRRAVKEVANEVGTQYDLFALMGVKRQEASAKIGENLRKKLIAKGITVENAFLGGCYPSQDIQQKITSRVNSYVELEISRLKRQIAEIESQVAVVKGGASAKASELTATQAVGRSVEILKLEAAEAALEKWDGNLPPFNTKPGQTVVITQDMMRALGGAK from the coding sequence ATGAGATTAAAACGACCATCATTCAAGGGCGTTCTGCGAGGAGTGATCCTCGCCATCGTTCTTCCACTCTTTGCCTTGATCATCTATTTGTGGCGAACCGACTGGGTTCCGGCTGGGTACGTAGGGGTCATCTATGATGCCAACAGCGGACTGCAGAAGGATTACTACAAACCTGGCGCCGTTTGGATCGGTTGGCGACAGCAGATGTATGTTTATCCGACTCGCCTGCAGGCAGCCATCTATACCGAGGACCCCACTGCGGGTGAGTCAAAGACGGCCGACGGAATCATGATCACGACGAACGATAACGCCAATACGATGTTCGATGTAGCGGTGATGTACCGGGTTGACGCCGAGAACGTCGTGAATGTCTTCAACTCATTCGGCGCCGTGCCGATCGAAGAGATTCAGCGGACATTCATTCGACGAGCCGTTAAGGAAGTTGCGAACGAGGTTGGGACCCAATACGACCTTTTTGCCTTGATGGGCGTCAAGCGACAAGAGGCCTCGGCCAAGATCGGTGAGAACCTACGAAAGAAACTGATTGCAAAGGGGATTACGGTGGAAAATGCCTTTCTCGGCGGTTGCTACCCTTCACAAGACATTCAACAAAAGATTACGAGCCGGGTGAACAGTTATGTCGAGTTGGAGATTTCGAGGTTGAAGCGGCAGATCGCGGAGATCGAAAGTCAGGTGGCAGTTGTGAAGGGCGGTGCTAGTGCGAAAGCGAGCGAGCTCACAGCGACCCAGGCAGTCGGCCGTTCGGTTGAGATTTTGAAGCTAGAAGCTGCAGAGGCAGCCCTGGAAAAGTGGGATGGAAACCTGCCACCTTTCAACACAAAACCCGGGCAAACGGTGGTGATTACCCAAGACATGATGCGAGCACTCGGAGGTGCAAAATGA
- a CDS encoding PEP-CTERM sorting domain-containing protein, whose amino-acid sequence MRFLSSLFAGLVLSGFAAAQLVPTILTPTGYGATGATGVTGATQFGFAFPSGSGFSHPITWNGSSTSYVDLQPTGFSGGAVIAADSSSQVGFASNSTNNGDSRAFLWTGTASSGIDLGPTGATFSRANAVAGGVQVGAATFGTAERAYSWTGTQASATDIHPTGYSRSRAMGTNGTQHFGWGTLTGVGNRAILWTGVGNTVLDLNPSGFQSSFAQGMDGSRQVGYGFIPGQNAHALMWNSTAASAVDLNPIGYSASQGFGINGTTVAGQAFLSSDVNLEFGRATVWLGSASNFIDLHSTLAGLPVTFVSSVARGVSSNGDIVGTAFDANNVGYAIRWSQPVPEPGTLAIVGLGLGWLGRRRRMLARGHQD is encoded by the coding sequence ATGCGATTTTTATCTTCTCTTTTTGCGGGACTAGTTCTGTCTGGCTTCGCTGCGGCGCAACTTGTTCCGACCATCCTTACTCCGACAGGCTACGGGGCAACCGGAGCAACGGGAGTTACCGGTGCGACCCAGTTCGGGTTTGCCTTTCCTTCTGGAAGCGGCTTCTCACACCCGATCACCTGGAACGGCTCGAGCACTTCATACGTCGATTTGCAGCCGACCGGCTTTAGTGGTGGAGCTGTGATTGCCGCCGATTCTTCTAGCCAAGTTGGGTTTGCCTCGAATTCAACGAACAACGGGGACTCGCGCGCCTTCCTGTGGACCGGCACGGCTAGCTCCGGTATTGATTTAGGGCCGACAGGGGCGACTTTTAGCCGAGCTAATGCGGTCGCCGGTGGTGTTCAGGTCGGGGCCGCGACGTTTGGGACGGCTGAACGTGCTTACTCCTGGACCGGAACTCAGGCAAGCGCGACGGATATCCACCCGACCGGCTACAGCCGGAGTCGAGCGATGGGGACTAACGGAACTCAGCATTTTGGCTGGGGGACTCTGACGGGGGTCGGAAATCGCGCAATTTTGTGGACTGGCGTTGGAAACACGGTTTTGGACCTGAACCCGTCGGGCTTTCAGTCTTCGTTTGCTCAGGGGATGGACGGCTCGCGACAGGTGGGATACGGCTTCATTCCGGGTCAAAACGCCCATGCGCTGATGTGGAACAGCACGGCTGCGAGCGCAGTCGACTTAAACCCAATTGGCTACTCAGCTTCTCAGGGCTTTGGCATCAACGGCACCACCGTTGCTGGTCAGGCATTTTTGTCTTCAGATGTGAACCTCGAATTTGGCCGAGCGACGGTTTGGTTGGGATCTGCTTCGAATTTCATTGATCTCCATTCGACCCTCGCTGGGCTTCCGGTGACCTTTGTGAGTTCGGTTGCCCGAGGGGTTTCTAGTAATGGGGACATTGTGGGAACTGCGTTTGACGCTAACAACGTCGGCTACGCAATCCGTTGGAGCCAGCCAGTTCCTGAGCCGGGGACTTTGGCGATCGTTGGGCTCGGACTCGGTTGGCTCGGTCGGAGAAGACGAATGCTAGCCAGAGGGCATCAAGACTGA
- a CDS encoding AGE family epimerase/isomerase, which produces MLAALAMSSMLFQVPSQADIKRHLQTEIGGRWIPRAVDPESGFHQNYDSAWNPLPDDSRGVVYQARLTWLASIGGNNEVAEHGVRYLMDHVWDQKSGGFWWSVGLDGKPSAEKHTYGNAFAIYALARHANVTRRSEDKARAMIAFSWFDRNAYDPRLKGWFETLDGLNKPVLISDPGSVDSIGTPFGIRSMNTTIHILEALVELLVLTQDPIVKERLERAFAVVRDQYTTSAGELHYYKSADYAESRSDLDSYGHELETAYLLLEAAEVLGKPNDKETWRKAKLLVDHCLKVAWDEKNGGFFYEGHIGKGPSERKKEWWTTAEGLNALRIFAKKYGGIYQTRYEQLWKFVLEHQLDKVNGGWHPTIDENNQPVARNKSDAWTEGYHQARAIFLASGQAMYSRHN; this is translated from the coding sequence ATGCTCGCCGCTTTGGCTATGTCTTCGATGCTGTTTCAGGTTCCTTCGCAAGCCGATATCAAGCGGCATCTTCAAACCGAAATTGGGGGGCGCTGGATTCCTCGGGCGGTTGACCCAGAGAGTGGGTTTCATCAGAACTATGACTCGGCGTGGAACCCGTTGCCGGATGATTCGCGAGGGGTGGTGTATCAGGCTCGGTTGACTTGGCTGGCTTCGATTGGGGGGAACAATGAGGTTGCTGAGCATGGGGTTCGGTACCTGATGGACCACGTTTGGGATCAGAAGAGCGGGGGCTTTTGGTGGTCGGTGGGACTCGACGGGAAGCCATCTGCGGAGAAGCACACCTATGGGAATGCGTTTGCTATTTATGCGCTTGCGCGGCACGCGAATGTGACTCGCCGAAGTGAGGACAAAGCTCGTGCAATGATTGCGTTCAGTTGGTTCGACCGGAATGCATATGACCCGAGGCTCAAGGGGTGGTTCGAGACTCTGGACGGCTTGAATAAGCCGGTTCTGATTTCCGATCCGGGTTCGGTGGACTCGATTGGGACTCCTTTCGGGATTCGCTCGATGAATACGACCATTCACATTTTGGAAGCCCTGGTGGAGTTGTTGGTATTGACTCAGGATCCGATCGTAAAGGAGCGGCTTGAGAGGGCTTTTGCGGTGGTTCGGGATCAGTACACCACTTCGGCAGGTGAGCTCCACTACTACAAGTCGGCGGATTATGCGGAGTCGCGTTCGGATCTGGATTCTTATGGTCACGAGCTCGAAACTGCTTACCTTCTCCTTGAGGCCGCAGAGGTTCTTGGTAAACCGAATGACAAGGAGACTTGGCGGAAGGCGAAGTTGTTGGTGGATCACTGTTTGAAGGTGGCATGGGACGAGAAGAATGGGGGGTTCTTTTATGAAGGGCACATCGGGAAGGGGCCGAGTGAGCGGAAGAAGGAGTGGTGGACGACGGCGGAGGGGCTGAATGCCCTACGGATTTTTGCGAAGAAGTACGGAGGGATCTATCAGACCAGGTACGAGCAGCTTTGGAAGTTCGTTTTGGAGCATCAGCTAGATAAGGTGAACGGCGGATGGCACCCGACGATTGATGAGAACAACCAGCCGGTGGCGAGAAATAAGAGCGATGCTTGGACGGAGGGGTATCACCAGGCAAGGGCAATCTTCTTGGCGTCCGGGCAAGCCATGTATTCTCGCCACAATTGA
- a CDS encoding DUF1592 domain-containing protein has product MGTANKTWIGLIAGAGFLSAVLALPIQISAQKKPAAPAPQASSFEKDVAPLVTKYCASCHSGKEPSGGILLTAGMSAAAVQKNPTAWSRVAARVGNGTMPPKGLPAPTDAQRKQMVAWIDKNLAGDCKLADPGKVTLRRLNREEYNNTVRDLMGVSIRPADDFPSDDVGYGFDNIGDVLSMSPLLMEKYLAASEKVVKAAIRIPKTKVQSVDGGSLSTTPGAVARDGAMLFVSNGTASAKFKVTTAGWYRIRLRLGEQHAGDQNALVDVRLDRDKLTTFEVRDPMGAPGNYDFPTKLTPGEYNIGATFTNDFYRPPLNGQKAQDRNVVLTSMELIGPIEDGQIKTTFQQKMVPSVPPKEGWDLAARTALSGFATRAYRRPVTTEELDRLVTVFKYGAKSADSYETGIQLACQAVLCNPNFLFRVELDGTSSAASRSLNGYEVASRLSYFLWSSMPDDTLFAFAKSGELLKPEVMAEQVKRMIQDPRSDALVENFATQWLQLRKLNNFEPDVKQYPAFNSDLREAMLTETRMYFTEVMRGNKPITEFLDSKYTYVNEPLAKLYGIAGVSGKEFKRVSTEGTPRGGVITQASVLAITSNPTRTSPTKRGRWILEQILGTPPPPPPPGVPDLEDKHITEKMSVRQKLEEHRKNPTCAACHREMDALGFGFENFDPIGKFRSADGAAPIDASADLPGGRKFTGATQLKTILMADKPLFARSFVEKLMTYAIGRGVDVQDRCFVDAVVKETAAGNYRFGDIVARVVASDPFKKRKVEGAAK; this is encoded by the coding sequence ATGGGGACTGCGAACAAGACATGGATTGGGTTGATTGCTGGGGCTGGGTTCCTCAGTGCGGTGCTTGCGCTGCCCATTCAAATATCGGCTCAGAAGAAGCCGGCTGCACCTGCGCCTCAAGCTTCAAGTTTTGAAAAAGACGTGGCGCCTTTGGTGACCAAGTACTGTGCGAGCTGCCACTCTGGGAAAGAACCGAGCGGTGGAATACTGCTGACCGCGGGCATGTCGGCGGCGGCTGTTCAGAAGAACCCGACTGCATGGTCGCGGGTTGCGGCCCGAGTTGGGAACGGAACGATGCCACCGAAGGGACTTCCGGCTCCGACGGACGCTCAACGCAAGCAGATGGTGGCTTGGATCGACAAAAACTTGGCCGGTGACTGCAAGCTCGCGGACCCAGGCAAAGTCACGCTCCGAAGATTGAACCGCGAGGAGTACAACAACACCGTTCGCGACCTGATGGGGGTTTCGATTCGGCCCGCAGATGACTTCCCTTCCGATGACGTTGGGTACGGATTTGACAATATTGGGGATGTGCTGTCGATGTCTCCACTGCTGATGGAGAAATATCTGGCAGCTTCGGAAAAGGTTGTAAAGGCAGCGATTCGGATTCCGAAGACGAAGGTCCAATCTGTTGATGGCGGATCGTTGTCGACGACTCCGGGTGCGGTCGCTCGGGACGGCGCGATGCTTTTTGTTTCAAACGGTACGGCGAGCGCCAAGTTCAAGGTGACAACGGCAGGCTGGTACCGAATTCGGCTGAGGTTGGGCGAACAGCATGCAGGAGATCAGAATGCACTGGTTGATGTTCGGTTGGACCGCGACAAGCTCACGACTTTTGAGGTTCGCGACCCAATGGGAGCTCCAGGAAATTATGATTTCCCGACGAAGTTGACTCCAGGCGAGTACAACATTGGCGCTACATTTACGAACGACTTCTATCGCCCGCCGCTGAACGGCCAAAAGGCGCAGGATCGGAATGTTGTTTTGACTTCCATGGAGTTGATAGGGCCAATCGAAGACGGCCAGATCAAGACTACCTTCCAGCAAAAGATGGTGCCCTCCGTTCCGCCTAAGGAAGGATGGGACTTGGCGGCTCGTACTGCGCTTTCAGGGTTTGCGACTCGGGCCTACCGGCGTCCGGTGACCACGGAGGAACTCGACCGGCTTGTAACGGTGTTCAAGTACGGAGCAAAGAGTGCGGATAGCTATGAGACGGGAATTCAGCTTGCTTGTCAGGCGGTTCTTTGTAATCCAAACTTCCTGTTCAGGGTCGAGCTTGACGGGACTTCTTCCGCCGCTTCTCGGTCGTTGAACGGGTACGAAGTGGCTTCGCGACTGAGCTACTTCCTCTGGAGTTCGATGCCGGATGATACGCTGTTTGCTTTTGCCAAGAGCGGGGAGCTCTTGAAACCTGAAGTCATGGCGGAGCAGGTGAAGCGAATGATTCAGGATCCGCGAAGCGATGCTTTGGTGGAGAATTTTGCCACCCAGTGGCTCCAGCTAAGAAAGCTCAACAACTTTGAGCCAGACGTAAAGCAGTATCCGGCGTTCAACAGCGATTTGCGCGAGGCGATGCTGACGGAGACGCGGATGTACTTCACCGAGGTCATGCGTGGGAACAAGCCGATCACTGAGTTTTTGGATAGTAAGTACACCTATGTGAACGAGCCGCTGGCCAAGCTGTATGGAATCGCAGGAGTCTCTGGGAAGGAGTTCAAGCGGGTTTCGACGGAGGGGACACCGCGCGGAGGAGTGATCACTCAGGCTTCAGTATTGGCGATCACTAGCAATCCGACCCGAACCAGCCCGACGAAACGTGGAAGATGGATTCTGGAACAGATTCTCGGTACCCCTCCTCCGCCTCCGCCACCGGGAGTTCCAGACCTTGAGGATAAGCACATCACGGAAAAGATGTCGGTGAGGCAGAAGCTGGAAGAGCACCGGAAGAATCCGACTTGCGCAGCTTGCCACCGAGAAATGGACGCGCTTGGGTTTGGCTTTGAGAACTTTGACCCGATTGGAAAGTTTCGAAGTGCCGACGGTGCGGCTCCGATTGATGCATCGGCGGACCTGCCAGGTGGGCGCAAGTTCACTGGGGCGACCCAGCTGAAGACGATTTTGATGGCGGACAAGCCGTTGTTCGCGCGGAGCTTTGTCGAGAAGTTGATGACCTATGCGATTGGGCGAGGCGTTGATGTTCAGGATCGCTGCTTCGTAGATGCGGTGGTTAAGGAGACGGCGGCAGGAAATTATAGGTTTGGTGATATCGTAGCCAGGGTTGTAGCAAGCGATCCGTTTAAGAAGCGAAAAGTAGAAGGAGCAGCAAAATGA
- a CDS encoding VOC family protein, with translation MTLRPHHIGISVANLDRSLDWYGNNFGFKERSRTVTDSGLKIVYITNGIFEIEVFEQPNSAPIPAIDTEVGTSFAVQGYKHFAFEVDDVDAYWQTLVEKGLDQLVPPTTNEDLGVRFCFIKDPDGIQLEFLTRI, from the coding sequence ATGACCCTCCGTCCCCACCACATCGGAATCTCTGTCGCCAATCTCGACCGCTCCCTCGACTGGTACGGCAATAACTTCGGCTTCAAGGAACGCAGTCGAACAGTAACAGATTCAGGGCTTAAAATTGTCTATATCACCAACGGAATCTTCGAAATCGAAGTCTTCGAACAACCCAATTCCGCCCCAATCCCCGCGATCGACACAGAAGTCGGAACCAGCTTCGCCGTACAAGGCTATAAACACTTCGCGTTTGAAGTCGACGACGTCGACGCCTATTGGCAAACTCTCGTCGAAAAGGGCCTGGACCAACTCGTCCCGCCCACAACCAACGAGGACCTCGGAGTTCGCTTCTGCTTCATCAAAGACCCAGATGGTATTCAGCTAGAGTTCTTGACGAGAATCTAG
- a CDS encoding YajQ family cyclic di-GMP-binding protein gives MAAAEYSFDIVSKVNEMEVKNAIDQADKELMNRYDFKGSKAEIIHNKEGIKLIADDEFRMDQLKDIVFSKMLKRGIDARSLEWGKLEQTGAMSVFCKLELKSGIAQDKAKPLIKQIKDKALKVNAQIQGDEIRVSGKSKDDLQKAMAFVKGLDLDFPVDFVNFR, from the coding sequence ATGGCGGCAGCAGAATATTCGTTCGATATCGTCTCCAAGGTCAACGAGATGGAAGTAAAGAACGCCATCGACCAAGCGGACAAAGAGCTGATGAACCGCTACGACTTCAAGGGTTCCAAAGCTGAGATCATTCACAACAAAGAGGGTATCAAGCTGATCGCCGACGATGAGTTCCGGATGGATCAACTGAAAGACATCGTTTTCAGCAAGATGCTCAAGCGAGGAATCGATGCACGTTCCCTAGAATGGGGCAAGCTAGAACAGACTGGCGCCATGAGCGTCTTCTGCAAACTTGAACTGAAGTCGGGGATTGCTCAGGACAAGGCAAAGCCGCTGATCAAGCAGATCAAGGACAAGGCGCTGAAGGTCAACGCTCAGATTCAGGGCGACGAAATTCGGGTTTCAGGGAAATCGAAAGATGACCTTCAGAAGGCGATGGCTTTCGTGAAAGGTCTCGATCTGGACTTTCCAGTTGACTTTGTCAATTTCCGATAA